The nucleotide sequence GTTTTCTGGCTTTTCAATCCATGCTGTTCCGCCGACCCAGAGCCAGCGACCAGAGGGCAGACTTTTCAATTCCCGCTGCATGCGCTCAATCAGTTGCGCCTCATCCCGTGTGAGGCGACCCAGTTTCACCAGACCTTTCGTTGTCCGCTGGATCACCGCTTCCAGGGGTTCGCGGCGATCGTTAGAGCGGCGACTGTAGGTTCTGTAGAAAACCGGATTGGCCGTGGGACTGGTTTCTGGAAACTGATTGGCTACCGGCATTGAAACCGGGTGGGAGGTTCCATTCCCGTTTAGAACATCTTTGGGGCGTACCTGTTCAAGCTCTCGAACCATAAATGGGATCTCGCCTTTGTGGTAAAACGTATGTACTTATACTAAATGTAGGGGATAAATTCCGGTTTGGAGTCTCAAGTCTACACTATCTATAGAATCAGGTCTAAAACTCTGTAGAGTTTTAGCACAAAATTTCCTGGATCGGGAAGTTTTGAGTTGGGCGTGAAGTGCCCCTCATTGTGTTACTGATATAGCAGTCCTAAAATCAGTTGTGAGAGTGAGAGACTTTGTGAGAAAGAATTCCCCAGGAATCCTTTCTCACAATCCAGATAGGATCGCTATATAGCAGTCGCCATCGAGGTCAGGACAAGTTAGAAAGCCCAAAACCTGATCTCACTATCCTTTCTTCTCTATACTCCATCCCCTGTCCCCTGCCATAACAGGTGCGATCGCTACAATGCTGTAGTGATTTAGTGCATTGCGGTAGAAATTTTTCAACGCAAAGGCATAAAGGGACACAAAATTTCTTCGTGTACCTGGTGTCTTTGTGGTTCAAACTAAAACTGGCAGGTTATTTTCGACAACCTGCACTAGTGCAAACTACTGTAGGACACAATTGTTTGTTAGCTAGCTTCAAGTTATCTGTAGGACGGTATCTGAAACCACTGGTTGAGCATAAAGTTTTCAAGCGACCCCCGTCTCAAGGGCATTAGTTCGTGTATACTCCTTGTCCAGAGTCAACGTTGGGAAAGCAAATGGGCAAGGTAATTGCATTTGGGTGGTACGGTGGAAAATTTAATCACCTAAACTGGTTGCTTCCTTTATTGCCCCAAGCGACCCACTATTGTGAGCCGTTTGCAGGCTCCGCTGCTGTACTACTCAACCGGGAACCCTCTCTAGTTGAAACCTACAATGACATAGATGGAGAAGTTGTCAATTTCTTTCGAGTTTTGCGCGACCAGCAAGAAGACCTGATTCGAGCAATTGGGCTAACACCGTTTTCTCGAGAAGAACTGAGAATTGCAGTTGAAGAACCCATTGATAATCTTTCGGAATTAGAAAGGGCGCGTCGTTTCTTTGTCCGTGCCCGTCAAGTGAGAACTGGTCTCGCACAGACAGCCAGTGTTGGAAGATGGGCACACTGCAAGCTGACCAGTCGAGCGGGCATGGCAGGAGCAGTTTCTCGTTGGCTTGGAAGTGTTGAAGGACTATCCGAGATTGTGCAACGGTTGTTGCGAGTTCAGATAGAAAACGCGACTGCTATCGAAGTGATTCAGCGATACGATAGCGAGGAAACTTTGTTCTATTGTGATCCTCCCTATCCTCATGATTCGAGGGGCGATATTCATGCTTATGGGTATGAAATGATTGACAACGATCACCGGGAACTTGCCGAAGTTCTGACTAACCTTAAAGGTAAGGTTGCTTTGTCCGGCTACCGTTGTGAATTACTAGATAAACTCTACAAAGACTGGAACTGTATTGAATCTCCGTCAAAACAATGTTTATCAGTTAAACAACCTCGAACGGAGATACTTTGGACTAATTATGATGTTCCAGGGGATATGAGTAAATGGCAGAACCAACTGAAATCCTCGATGCCGCTCTTCGACGCGCTAATGCAAACCTAGAACAGTCACTCGTTTCTGATCCGCAGATTAGAGAACGTGCCGACTATGTTGCCCGTAACCTCAAGAATCGGTCAGGAGTACGTCTTTTGATGGCTTGTTTACTGGCAAAACTTCACCGTCCTGATGTCGATATCAGGAAACCTACACGGAAATTGGAGATACTGATGCCTTCTCAGGCAGAACTTACGATGAGCGTTATATTACAACTTTTATTAATGAACATAATTTGCCATGCAATAGCACAACTGCTTTTCTTACACCCGCGTTACGGAACCGAAATACGACGCTAACTAAAGATGTGAATCTCGTCGGTAAACCACCGCAATTGTATCAGGCGGTACTCAGTCTGCTTGATGATGTTTACGAGGGGCGCGTGAGCGCCGATACTCTGATTGCCGAGATAGTCAGATTGCTTCTAATCGATAGAAATGAACGCCAGCAGCGCATTGAAGCATTAGTTGCAACGCTGAATACCACCAAAGATGCCGTACCTTTGTCTTCTGAGGATATTGTCAACTTGATTGAAAAACACATGAGCCTCAAAGGAACGAGCTGTCTTTCTGTCCTTGTCGTAGCTGCTGCTTATCAATCTGCTGAAGAGTTTCTCGGAGAAAGAGTTCTTACACTGCAAGCACATAATGCTGCTGACATCAGACGGGTGCTTTAGGGTATGTTGAAATTACTCTTATTGGAGACGATGAAGTTATAACCAGTTATGAAATGAAAAATAAGCGAGTTAGTCGTGAAGATATAGACCGCGTCTTACAGAAATTGCTCTTAAGCAATAGGCGAGTCAACAATTATATTTTTATCACAACTGAGCCAGTGGACCAGGAAGTTCAGAACTACGCACGATCCTTGTACCATGCAACTGGAGGTATTGAGTTTGTCATTTTAGACTGTATTGGTTTCATCCGACATTTTCTACATCTGTTTCACAGGTTGAGGACTAGTACTGAAAGGCAGAAGTATAAAGGCGGAAGGCAGAAAAGGGATGGCCTCATTCTCAGGGCTTTCCAGTTGCGTCAATGGCAGGTTTATTTCCGCCGTCGAGTACTAGATTTCTTGAAGCTTACCAAGCATTGATTTTGTCAGAACCTCAAAGTGCTGTGAGCCAGCCAGTCAAAGAAGCTTTTTTGGCAATGAGACAAGCAGCAGAAACAGGGATAGAGGAGGAGTAGAGATGAACTTTAGTAAGTGACAGCCAGCTAACTTTGTCGATCGCTCTACTTGTGAGAAGCCCTGGGTTTTACTGCAAATGTCAACACGGTTTCATCCACTCCCTTCAGCTTCAGCGGGCTGTACTTGACAATTTCATCTTCTTCCAGATAATCAGCCACAGCGGCTGAAACCAGGATGCTATCCGGTTCTGCTGCTTCCTGAATGCGGGAGGCGATGTTGACACTGGGACCGATCGCTGTGTAATCGGCTCGTTCCGCACTCCCAAACATGCCTACCACCGCAGTTCCCTGATGAATTCCACAGCGAAACTGGACTTTTTCAATTCCCTGCTGTTGCCAGCGCTGGTTGAGTTGCTGGAGTGCCTGCCGCATTTGGCGGGCAGAGGCCACCGCTCGCCGCACCTGCTCATTCGGCGTCAATTCTTCGGGGGCACCAAATACTGCCAGGATGGCATCACCCATAAATTTGTCAATCGTGCCGCCATTATCAAAAATGGCATGGGTCATTTCTGCCAAATACTCGTTCAGCAATTCAGCAACCCGGCGCGATCGCAGCGTGTTAGAAAGCTGAGTGAACCCCACAATGTCGCTAAACAGGACTGTCACCATGCGCGGTTCTGGACGCAAATCCAGCACCAGATCTCCCCTGGCGGCCCGCTGAACCAGGGAAGTCGGCAAAAATCGCTTCAGCACAGACTCGGTCAGGTAACTATTTAATTCAGCCACACGCCGTTCGTTTTCTTTCAGCGCCAGCAGGTTGCGGACTTCTGCCAGCAGTTCGCGATCGCTAAAAGGTTTGGACAAATAGGCGTCTGCCCCCTGCTCTACGCCTTCAATGCGGGTGTCTTCATCTGCCTTAGCCGTCAGCAGCACAATGGGAGTTCCTTTCAGGTCATCCACTTCCCGAATCATGCGGATCAGATCGAGTCCCGAAACACGGGGCATCATCAGGTCAGTGATGATCAGATGGGGACGATGAACCTGGGTTGCCTGAAAGCCTTCAGAACCATTACGCGCCGTCCAGACCTGATAGCCCTGTTCCCGAAGAATGCTGGAAACATAGGTGCGCAGGTCAGGGTTGTCATCCACAATCAAAATCTTTGAACGGTCAGAATCACTGGCTGAGTCAGCACTTGCAGCAGGCTCTCTGCCTGCTTCCTCTGCCTCCATTTCCACATCTGCCAATTCAACGGAGGCTCGATTGGGCTGAATCTCTGCCTGCACTTCAATCACCTGGTCAGCCGGGAGGTGGGCAGTCCCAGTTTGAAGCCAGACCGTAAATGTGGTGCCTTCTCCGTAGGTGGACTCAACTGAAACCTGTCCACCGTGCAGGTCAACCAGCTCTTTGACCAGTGCCAGCCCCAACCCGCTGCCCTCATAACTGCGATTGGCAGAGCCTTCTGCCTGCCGGAATCGCTCAAACAGATGGGGAATCTGGTCGGGACGAATGCCAATGCCAGTATCGATGACTTTCAATAAGCAGTGATCTCCGGCAGGTTGCAGAGTCACCGTTATGCTTCCCCCTTCCGGTGTAAATTTCATGGCATTGGAGAGGAGGTTGTAAAGCACCTTATCAAATTTTTCCAGGTCGAGGTAAACCGGAGGGCAGGGCTCGAGTCGGGTCTTGAGGACGATTCCCTTCTTCTGGCAATAGGAGTGGAAAGAATCAACCGTTTGACTGACAAACTCCACCAGGTCACAGGGACGGAAACTGGGCTGCATTCGTCCAGCATCTAACCGTTGTAAGTCAAGCAGTTGATTGACCAGGCGCAGCAGGCGCCGTGAGTTGCGCAGGGCGATCGCGGCCTGTTCGTAAGAAAGCCCCTGTTTCTGAGCAACGGCCGCCTCCAGGGGACCAATGGTCAGGGTCAGTGGTGTGCGGAATTCATGGGAAATGTTTTGAAAGAATTCTGTTTTCTGGCGATCCAGTT is from Leptothermofonsia sichuanensis E412 and encodes:
- a CDS encoding response regulator — its product is MKAQQNNKPKLLVVDDEPDNLDLLYRTFHREYKVLRAENGPIALDILANEGDVAVIISDQRMPLMSGTEFLSLTATQYPDIIRIILTGYTDVEDLVEAINSGKVFKYVTKPWDDHELKAVVRQAVDTHNVLKARTRELRRSLRQESLLNAVTNTIRGALSYRQILQTIGETVGQMFEVSGCVVCPYHDGHLDEERFVYVDGPRIGPAETTGVHSPPVDLSATLEPATTSLEEQSLAESSEALKSLLAEAIWETHGVQIIQDSATDERIQGDDPDVQRRKQIYARANIYSSLIVPLICQQDLVAILALHQCGEIRTWQDDEVELMTLVADQAALALSQARAYEQVRALAKREVLVNTITSAIRSSLDPQEIFAAITQQLGHALHADGCALSLWTREDEFVQCVGLHDAAHAGVSASSSGTGEVIAAAIGRFAPTQRPLEEEEMVPRPLPQSTVPIENNPVLRQLMLTQQPVVLNDLEKYPEMNVLELPIRNPARALLVVPLILDGEIIGSISLRQNHQPRRWQPSEIELAQAVAAQAAIAVHQSRLYQKTRQQAEQLLELDRQKTEFFQNISHEFRTPLTLTIGPLEAAVAQKQGLSYEQAAIALRNSRRLLRLVNQLLDLQRLDAGRMQPSFRPCDLVEFVSQTVDSFHSYCQKKGIVLKTRLEPCPPVYLDLEKFDKVLYNLLSNAMKFTPEGGSITVTLQPAGDHCLLKVIDTGIGIRPDQIPHLFERFRQAEGSANRSYEGSGLGLALVKELVDLHGGQVSVESTYGEGTTFTVWLQTGTAHLPADQVIEVQAEIQPNRASVELADVEMEAEEAGREPAASADSASDSDRSKILIVDDNPDLRTYVSSILREQGYQVWTARNGSEGFQATQVHRPHLIITDLMMPRVSGLDLIRMIREVDDLKGTPIVLLTAKADEDTRIEGVEQGADAYLSKPFSDRELLAEVRNLLALKENERRVAELNSYLTESVLKRFLPTSLVQRAARGDLVLDLRPEPRMVTVLFSDIVGFTQLSNTLRSRRVAELLNEYLAEMTHAIFDNGGTIDKFMGDAILAVFGAPEELTPNEQVRRAVASARQMRQALQQLNQRWQQQGIEKVQFRCGIHQGTAVVGMFGSAERADYTAIGPSVNIASRIQEAAEPDSILVSAAVADYLEEDEIVKYSPLKLKGVDETVLTFAVKPRASHK
- a CDS encoding DNA adenine methylase, whose translation is MGKVIAFGWYGGKFNHLNWLLPLLPQATHYCEPFAGSAAVLLNREPSLVETYNDIDGEVVNFFRVLRDQQEDLIRAIGLTPFSREELRIAVEEPIDNLSELERARRFFVRARQVRTGLAQTASVGRWAHCKLTSRAGMAGAVSRWLGSVEGLSEIVQRLLRVQIENATAIEVIQRYDSEETLFYCDPPYPHDSRGDIHAYGYEMIDNDHRELAEVLTNLKGKVALSGYRCELLDKLYKDWNCIESPSKQCLSVKQPRTEILWTNYDVPGDMSKWQNQLKSSMPLFDALMQT